One window of the Runella slithyformis DSM 19594 genome contains the following:
- a CDS encoding DUF5107 domain-containing protein yields MRQVHFLSLKQWLFIGLMLGLFQASTAQNAVVRETTQTLKTYPFSDPDPVPKPGRVYPYFRYDGYTAQPVMKEWKFIELENDYIKVYITPEIGGKIWGAYEKSTNYPFIYFNHVVKFRDVAMRGAWTSGGIEINFGDIGHAPTVSAPVDYFTRTNDDGSVSCFLGAWDWSARTRWMVEVNLPKDKAYFTTKSHWYNATPFETSYYHWMNAGFKAAGNLEFVFPGTHYIGHEGEAGTWPKDSLGRNLNFYNQNNFGSYKSYHVLGKKTDFFGGFWHDDNMGFVRYSPYHEKLGKKVWVWGLSRQGMIWEKLLTDTDGQYVELQSGRLFNQAAEGSMYSPFKHVSFMPYTHDSWTEYWYPVKNTRGLTHATPQGSMNLRVQDGWLKMDYCAVSFVQDTLTIGVDSQLLLAKMVHLKPLEVIRDSVRWTGDTEKLTIRLGNEILADGTSSVTERPLNNPKAFDWNSEYGLFLKAKDFMNQRKYAEADTVLQKLLKKNPSHTPALTLSAELSCLMGIEDASQLLTESSLTYNAYDSKANFIAGISTAKAVAEDRLAAAALDPVYRSASLYQLAKIAVKEKRYSQALRLVEQSLESQTENWNARQLEITILRLLKANANALLKAKELLHKDPLNHYARFETAQISQEPADLKAFVSMIRAELPTETYLEMAIAYADVSLWNESIELVELAPSHPVVSLWKAYLLDKRHQKKESEMALQAALNASPEGVFPFRNETAAVLKWAITRKQHWKLYYYLHLVTASYRSEQQSVTDFVLIDSQKPQPDFAPYYLYKAEVLKKNKAVAKASLEKAYELDSKSWRVVKAVADFYAENGQLTKALDMNGSKLSKAQRLGKSETPLPDHEGYILGQQRAQLLLKLERYKDCIELMQSLNILPNEGASGAHALFREANIRYAAELSNRKKYKEAQRYLEQAETWPENLGSGEPYDPDNRLTNYLKKLVNQKLKNKGPEAADLLKLSKGLSAKEFDLLKLFE; encoded by the coding sequence ATGCGTCAGGTTCATTTTTTGTCCCTAAAACAGTGGCTGTTTATCGGCCTGATGTTGGGACTGTTCCAAGCTTCAACGGCTCAAAATGCCGTAGTTCGTGAAACGACCCAAACCCTCAAAACCTATCCTTTTTCCGACCCTGACCCGGTTCCCAAACCCGGTCGAGTCTATCCTTACTTTCGGTATGATGGCTACACCGCTCAACCGGTGATGAAAGAATGGAAATTTATTGAACTCGAAAATGACTACATCAAAGTGTACATCACGCCCGAAATCGGTGGGAAAATATGGGGAGCGTACGAGAAATCAACCAATTACCCTTTTATCTATTTCAATCATGTCGTCAAATTTCGCGATGTAGCCATGCGCGGTGCCTGGACATCGGGAGGAATTGAAATCAATTTTGGGGACATTGGTCACGCTCCCACGGTTTCGGCCCCGGTGGATTACTTTACCCGTACCAACGACGACGGCAGCGTCAGTTGCTTTTTGGGTGCGTGGGATTGGTCGGCCCGGACGCGTTGGATGGTGGAGGTGAACCTGCCGAAAGACAAAGCTTACTTTACCACCAAATCGCATTGGTACAATGCCACTCCCTTTGAGACAAGCTATTATCACTGGATGAACGCGGGCTTCAAAGCCGCCGGAAACCTTGAATTTGTCTTTCCCGGCACGCATTACATCGGCCATGAAGGCGAGGCGGGCACCTGGCCGAAGGATTCGTTGGGCCGGAACCTCAATTTTTACAATCAGAACAATTTCGGCTCCTACAAATCCTACCATGTGTTGGGAAAGAAAACGGACTTCTTCGGCGGTTTTTGGCACGATGACAACATGGGTTTTGTCCGATATTCTCCTTACCATGAGAAATTGGGAAAGAAAGTATGGGTGTGGGGATTGTCGCGGCAGGGCATGATCTGGGAAAAGCTCCTGACCGATACCGACGGGCAATACGTAGAGCTGCAATCGGGGAGACTGTTCAATCAGGCCGCCGAAGGCAGCATGTACAGCCCGTTCAAGCACGTGTCGTTTATGCCTTACACGCACGACAGTTGGACGGAATATTGGTATCCCGTCAAAAATACCCGGGGGTTGACGCATGCCACGCCGCAAGGGTCTATGAATCTGCGCGTGCAGGACGGTTGGCTGAAAATGGATTATTGCGCGGTTTCGTTCGTACAGGATACATTAACGATCGGGGTTGATTCACAGCTACTTTTGGCTAAAATGGTACATTTGAAACCCCTGGAAGTTATTCGTGATTCCGTTCGCTGGACGGGGGATACCGAAAAGCTGACGATTCGTTTGGGAAATGAGATCCTTGCTGACGGAACATCTTCAGTGACTGAGCGCCCTTTAAACAATCCAAAAGCATTTGATTGGAATTCGGAGTATGGTTTATTTCTGAAAGCGAAGGATTTTATGAACCAACGAAAGTACGCCGAGGCTGATACCGTTCTTCAAAAACTGTTGAAGAAAAACCCAAGCCATACTCCTGCCTTGACGTTGTCGGCAGAGCTGTCCTGCCTGATGGGAATTGAAGACGCTTCTCAATTGTTGACGGAGTCTTCATTAACGTATAATGCGTACGATTCGAAAGCCAATTTTATCGCCGGGATTTCCACTGCCAAGGCAGTTGCTGAAGACCGATTGGCAGCGGCCGCCCTTGACCCCGTGTATCGTTCGGCGTCTTTATATCAACTGGCCAAAATTGCGGTAAAGGAAAAAAGGTATTCGCAGGCGTTGAGATTGGTAGAGCAATCGTTGGAAAGCCAAACCGAAAATTGGAATGCCCGGCAGCTGGAAATTACGATTTTACGGCTCTTGAAGGCCAATGCCAACGCATTGCTGAAAGCCAAAGAACTGCTTCACAAAGACCCTTTGAACCATTATGCCCGTTTTGAAACAGCGCAGATTTCGCAGGAGCCTGCCGACCTGAAAGCATTCGTAAGCATGATTCGGGCAGAGTTGCCGACGGAGACGTATCTTGAGATGGCCATCGCGTACGCTGATGTGAGCTTGTGGAATGAAAGTATAGAATTAGTGGAATTGGCACCTTCGCATCCGGTTGTCAGCCTATGGAAAGCGTATTTGTTGGATAAACGCCATCAAAAGAAGGAGTCCGAAATGGCTTTGCAGGCAGCCCTGAATGCTTCGCCTGAAGGGGTGTTTCCGTTTCGAAATGAAACGGCCGCGGTTTTGAAATGGGCGATCACGCGGAAACAGCATTGGAAACTGTACTATTACCTTCATTTGGTCACGGCTTCCTATCGGTCCGAACAGCAAAGTGTTACGGATTTTGTGTTGATTGATTCTCAAAAGCCTCAGCCTGATTTCGCACCCTATTACCTGTACAAAGCGGAGGTACTGAAAAAAAATAAAGCCGTGGCTAAGGCTTCGTTGGAGAAAGCGTATGAACTGGATTCCAAAAGTTGGCGCGTTGTGAAAGCAGTGGCGGATTTTTACGCCGAAAACGGCCAATTGACAAAAGCGTTGGATATGAATGGATCAAAACTTTCCAAGGCCCAACGGCTCGGAAAATCTGAAACACCGCTGCCTGACCATGAGGGGTATATTTTGGGACAACAGCGGGCGCAGTTGCTCCTGAAATTGGAACGTTACAAAGACTGTATTGAGCTCATGCAATCGCTGAACATCCTGCCCAATGAAGGGGCGTCGGGCGCACATGCACTTTTTCGCGAAGCTAATATTCGGTACGCGGCCGAATTGTCCAACCGAAAAAAATACAAAGAAGCACAACGATATCTGGAGCAGGCCGAGACATGGCCTGAAAACCTGGGTTCGGGCGAGCCTTACGACCCCGATAATCGTCTGACGAATTATCTGAAGAAATTGGTTAATCAAAAACTGAAGAATAAAGGACCCGAAGCAGCTGACCTGTTAAAGTTGAGCAAAGGGCTTTCGGCCAAGGAATTTGATTTGTTGAAGCTGTTTGAGTAA
- a CDS encoding VCBS repeat-containing protein, with amino-acid sequence MRKLLFALFTLLFLNSCKNNNALFTELSGAETGINFRNTLFEDGPLNVANYIYFYNGGGVAVGDINNDGLQDILFTGNMVRNRLFLNKGNFQFEDITKKAGVDQMQGWCTGATMSDVNNDGKLDIYICRSADINPDRRKNLLFINNGDLSFTEKADEYGLADNGYSTMASFLDYDKDGDLDCFIINHSIQKYTAGVQDSPELRKERNPDYASKLYRNDNNHFTNVSDQEGILSNVLTFGLGVTVSDFNNDGWPDISVSNDFNEPDYFFENNGNVTGSSPRFTEKLSQKMDNISLYSMGTDAADYDNDGNVDLLTLDMMPEDNKTIKMHSGPENFDKFQFLFRQGFYYQFSRNMLQRNNGDGTFSEVGQLAGVSNTDWSWAGLFSDFDKDGFKDLFITNGYVKDYTEMDFLKYSVDRVIKSMAKDSANVDPIPEYLRKMPKNETQNYAFRNKGDGTFQKMSNEWGFTSKGVSAGAAYADLDNDGDLDLIVNNTNALASIYKNNAEKLSKNNYLSVKLDGGTANRFGIGAKVKLYSKGQLMYQEQSPVRGFQSSNDPVLNFGVGENTTIDSLIVIWTNDSYQKLTSVKANQVVELKIADAKNKWVYQNQTSTPIFSQSNLANVIHKENGFNDFTVQSLLPNYFSRQGPAIEVADINNDGLEDFFMGGAKGEVSQLFTQNKNNTFSKINTPVFAQNVGSEDVAGTFFDADNDGDKDLYVAAGGYEFEPNDPLLQDRLYLNDGKGNYSESKNSLPKLLTGKGCVKAADIDSDGDLDLFVGGRIVPRSYPVAPNSYVLINDGKGNFADNTQKIGAGLSQIGMVTDAVWMDVNNDKQQDLVVVGEWMSIKVFINSKGKLTDKSEEYIHFASTGWWNKINATDMDGDGDLDLIIGNCGLNTQFKVNDKEPMTVHYKDFTNNGQMVPVLSYYINGVSYPMASRDDLADPMPFIKKKFNDYKSYSTATITDVFSPEELKDAKVLKAETMQTLYLENQGPKGFNAHTLPMEAQYAPVTGIIADDFNNDGKKDLLLAGGTTWTRIKFGRYLANHGVLLLGDGKNNFNYAPQSRSGLHLRGNIRSLQTVNSGKTKRIIVGVNDGEALILDRK; translated from the coding sequence ATGCGAAAGCTCCTATTCGCCCTTTTTACACTGCTTTTTTTGAATTCGTGTAAAAACAATAACGCCCTTTTTACTGAATTGTCTGGTGCTGAAACAGGCATCAATTTCAGAAATACGCTGTTTGAAGACGGTCCTTTAAACGTGGCCAACTACATCTATTTCTACAATGGAGGAGGGGTAGCCGTTGGTGATATTAATAACGACGGCCTGCAAGACATTCTTTTTACCGGCAATATGGTCAGAAACCGGCTTTTTTTGAATAAAGGAAACTTTCAATTTGAAGATATCACCAAAAAAGCAGGGGTTGACCAAATGCAGGGCTGGTGTACCGGAGCAACCATGAGCGATGTAAACAATGATGGAAAATTAGATATATATATTTGTCGAAGTGCCGATATTAATCCGGATCGCCGTAAAAACCTTCTTTTTATCAACAACGGCGATTTAAGTTTTACGGAAAAAGCCGATGAATACGGTTTAGCCGATAATGGCTATTCGACCATGGCGTCTTTTTTAGATTATGACAAAGACGGCGATTTGGACTGTTTTATCATCAATCACTCGATTCAAAAATATACAGCAGGCGTTCAGGATAGCCCTGAGTTAAGAAAAGAACGCAATCCCGATTATGCCAGTAAACTGTATCGCAACGACAATAATCACTTTACGAATGTTTCAGACCAAGAAGGCATCCTGTCAAATGTCCTGACTTTTGGTCTGGGGGTGACGGTCTCAGATTTCAACAATGACGGCTGGCCGGATATTTCGGTCTCCAATGACTTCAATGAGCCCGATTATTTCTTTGAAAATAACGGCAATGTCACCGGTTCTTCCCCGCGATTTACCGAAAAACTTTCCCAAAAAATGGATAATATTTCCCTCTATTCGATGGGAACCGATGCGGCCGATTATGACAACGATGGTAATGTTGATTTGCTGACCCTCGACATGATGCCGGAAGACAATAAAACCATCAAAATGCACAGCGGCCCTGAGAATTTTGACAAATTTCAGTTTCTTTTCAGGCAGGGATTTTATTATCAATTTAGCCGAAATATGCTTCAACGAAATAATGGAGATGGCACTTTCAGCGAGGTGGGACAACTGGCCGGCGTGTCAAATACTGACTGGAGTTGGGCGGGCTTATTCAGCGATTTTGATAAAGACGGATTCAAAGACCTTTTCATCACCAATGGCTACGTAAAAGATTATACGGAAATGGATTTTTTGAAGTATTCGGTAGATAGAGTCATCAAATCAATGGCAAAAGACTCTGCAAATGTGGACCCGATTCCTGAATATTTACGAAAAATGCCTAAAAACGAAACGCAAAATTATGCTTTCCGAAACAAAGGCGATGGTACCTTTCAAAAAATGTCTAACGAATGGGGTTTCACCTCGAAAGGCGTTTCTGCCGGAGCGGCTTATGCCGATTTAGACAACGACGGCGACCTTGATTTGATCGTGAATAATACCAACGCATTGGCGAGTATTTACAAAAACAACGCTGAAAAATTAAGTAAAAACAATTATTTATCCGTCAAATTGGATGGGGGTACTGCCAATCGTTTTGGCATTGGCGCAAAAGTGAAATTGTACTCCAAAGGGCAACTTATGTATCAGGAACAGTCGCCGGTAAGGGGTTTTCAATCATCCAATGACCCTGTTTTAAATTTTGGGGTTGGCGAAAATACCACGATTGATTCGTTGATCGTCATTTGGACGAATGATTCCTATCAAAAGCTGACTTCCGTTAAAGCAAATCAGGTTGTAGAATTAAAAATAGCGGATGCCAAAAATAAATGGGTCTATCAGAATCAAACGTCAACTCCGATTTTCTCACAAAGCAATCTGGCAAATGTGATTCATAAAGAAAATGGGTTCAATGATTTTACCGTGCAGTCGCTTTTGCCCAATTATTTCAGCCGACAGGGACCGGCCATTGAGGTAGCAGACATCAATAACGATGGCCTGGAGGACTTTTTTATGGGAGGAGCAAAAGGCGAAGTTTCGCAACTGTTCACCCAAAATAAAAATAATACATTCAGTAAAATAAATACACCGGTTTTTGCGCAAAATGTCGGTAGTGAGGATGTAGCAGGCACTTTTTTTGACGCCGATAACGACGGCGACAAAGACCTTTATGTAGCGGCGGGAGGCTATGAATTTGAACCAAATGACCCACTGCTGCAAGACAGATTGTACCTGAATGATGGAAAAGGGAACTATAGCGAAAGCAAAAATAGCCTTCCGAAACTATTAACAGGCAAAGGCTGTGTAAAAGCGGCTGATATTGATTCCGATGGCGATTTAGACCTTTTTGTTGGGGGTAGAATCGTACCGAGAAGCTATCCTGTCGCTCCAAATTCTTATGTTTTGATTAATGATGGAAAGGGAAACTTTGCTGATAATACCCAAAAAATCGGTGCAGGGTTGAGTCAAATCGGTATGGTAACCGATGCCGTTTGGATGGATGTAAACAATGACAAACAGCAAGACTTGGTTGTGGTAGGCGAGTGGATGTCGATTAAAGTTTTTATCAATTCAAAAGGGAAATTGACTGACAAATCGGAGGAATACATCCATTTTGCAAGTACCGGATGGTGGAATAAAATCAATGCCACCGACATGGATGGCGATGGCGATTTGGATCTGATCATTGGAAATTGTGGGTTAAACACCCAATTTAAAGTCAATGATAAAGAACCGATGACAGTCCATTACAAAGATTTCACTAATAACGGTCAGATGGTACCGGTCCTCAGTTATTATATCAATGGCGTTTCATATCCGATGGCTTCTCGTGATGATTTAGCCGATCCAATGCCATTTATCAAGAAAAAATTTAACGATTATAAATCGTATTCGACAGCTACGATTACCGATGTTTTCAGCCCGGAAGAATTGAAAGATGCTAAAGTCCTGAAAGCCGAAACCATGCAAACCCTCTATCTTGAAAATCAGGGACCCAAAGGATTTAATGCCCATACACTGCCGATGGAAGCCCAATATGCCCCTGTAACCGGCATCATAGCCGATGATTTTAACAATGATGGTAAAAAAGATTTGCTTTTGGCCGGTGGTACTACATGGACACGCATCAAATTTGGGCGTTACCTCGCCAATCACGGTGTATTGCTTTTGGGGGATGGAAAAAACAATTTCAACTATGCTCCACAATCTCGGTCAGGATTGCACCTAAGAGGCAATATCAGAAGTTTGCAAACTGTCAATTCAGGCAAAACTAAACGGATAATTGTTGGGGTAAATGATGGCGAGGCGTTGATTTTGGATAGGAAGTAA
- a CDS encoding SusD/RagB family nutrient-binding outer membrane lipoprotein encodes MKINDYLKSLSVLCFFVLIFSACTDKFDEINTDRNSVATVGSAELPFLFAKAEASAVPNIWNYQVAQNLFADQYAQYFACTATYFPSDRLNIRMDWVGAAFNPIYTEMVPQLQSIKAAAPAGSAEAAIADVVWVLGFHRVTDYWGPIPYFNAGKAGSTVAYDAQDKIYDDFFKKLAAASEVLKNKQNEKPYGSFDLIYGGDAKKWLKFANSLRLRLALRISKVDPARAKSEAEAAVAAGVFTDSPSDDALIAKSTKGQDNNGLSIMSDWNEFRMSASMESVMKGYKDPRMSVYWLPNNATKANPNGTGRYDGLRNGLTSTQLTEAINLPTANAKVGARWSSPDFGGNANYLETPQNIMSVAEAYFLRAEGALLGWNMNGTAKSLYEQGITQSMRQWGITDAAAITAYINSPDVPVAPEDFLKSPAVSKAPIKWASDIATQREQIAIQKWLAIFPDGNEAWADYRRSRSFILYPVANSENPDILDPTKQWIRRIPFLLSEKQNNKAAVDAAVPLLGPGGDKVTTPLWWDKN; translated from the coding sequence ATGAAAATAAATGACTATTTAAAATCCTTGTCTGTCCTCTGTTTCTTTGTACTCATATTCAGCGCTTGTACAGATAAATTTGACGAAATCAATACAGACAGAAACTCCGTCGCTACTGTAGGTTCGGCCGAATTACCATTCCTTTTTGCCAAAGCAGAGGCTTCAGCGGTTCCTAATATTTGGAATTATCAGGTAGCACAAAACCTTTTTGCTGACCAATATGCCCAGTATTTTGCCTGTACGGCTACCTATTTCCCCTCTGACCGATTGAATATCAGAATGGACTGGGTAGGGGCAGCTTTCAATCCGATTTATACCGAAATGGTGCCTCAGTTGCAGTCGATCAAGGCGGCGGCTCCTGCGGGTTCTGCCGAAGCCGCTATTGCCGACGTAGTTTGGGTGCTCGGTTTTCACCGAGTCACGGATTACTGGGGGCCAATTCCTTATTTCAATGCCGGAAAAGCGGGAAGTACAGTGGCGTATGATGCACAGGATAAAATCTATGATGATTTCTTCAAAAAATTGGCTGCCGCTTCTGAAGTGCTGAAAAATAAGCAAAACGAAAAACCTTATGGTAGTTTTGACCTCATTTACGGTGGAGATGCAAAAAAATGGTTAAAATTTGCTAACAGCCTGAGACTTCGTTTAGCGTTGAGGATTTCTAAAGTTGACCCTGCGAGAGCTAAATCAGAAGCAGAGGCCGCAGTTGCCGCCGGTGTATTTACAGATAGCCCAAGTGATGATGCCCTTATTGCAAAAAGTACCAAAGGTCAAGACAATAATGGCCTTTCAATCATGTCAGATTGGAATGAATTCCGTATGAGTGCTTCGATGGAGTCTGTGATGAAAGGGTACAAAGACCCTCGTATGTCGGTGTATTGGTTGCCAAACAATGCTACTAAAGCAAATCCTAATGGTACCGGTAGATATGATGGTTTACGTAATGGCCTTACTTCCACTCAATTGACAGAAGCCATCAATTTGCCAACTGCTAATGCAAAGGTAGGTGCCAGATGGTCATCGCCGGATTTTGGTGGAAATGCCAATTACTTGGAAACCCCTCAAAACATCATGTCAGTAGCAGAAGCCTACTTCCTACGGGCTGAAGGTGCCTTATTAGGTTGGAATATGAACGGTACCGCCAAAAGTTTGTATGAACAAGGTATTACCCAATCAATGAGACAATGGGGAATCACAGATGCAGCAGCCATCACGGCTTATATCAATAGCCCGGATGTGCCTGTCGCACCGGAGGACTTCTTAAAATCGCCTGCGGTATCTAAAGCTCCCATTAAGTGGGCAAGTGATATAGCCACACAAAGAGAGCAGATTGCCATTCAGAAATGGTTAGCCATTTTTCCTGATGGAAATGAAGCATGGGCTGATTATCGCCGTTCTCGTAGCTTTATCTTGTATCCGGTGGCAAATTCTGAAAACCCGGATATTTTAGACCCAACTAAGCAATGGATACGAAGAATACCATTCCTGTTATCAGAAAAACAAAACAACAAAGCGGCGGTTGATGCAGCTGTGCCGTTGTTAGGTCCCGGTGGTGATAAAGTGACCACACCTCTTTGGTGGGATAAGAATTAG
- a CDS encoding SusC/RagA family TonB-linked outer membrane protein, giving the protein MQKNKLLWLTAILLFMVNGLRAQTRVITGKVTSSANEAQPGASVIVKGTNKGTVTDANGTYSLSVPTGDVTVTVSIIGYNTLEKLVGANVSIMDFSLTENASTLDEVVVTALGISREKKTLVYATQTVKPAELVEARDPNNVINSLSGKIANAVITQGSGGPGSGARIVLRGNRSIQGSNNALIVVDGVPLSNGTNGTAGSDFGFVQGSDGASSINPDDIESVTVLRGASAAALYGSQAGNGVLVITTKKGKADKIAVNINSGFSTENVWALPRFQNTYGQGNGGTLTTTSGESWGAKMTGQSITNYLGQPGTYSAQPDNVRDFFRNGSSLNNAISVTGGTDKMQTYVSYTNNRISGIINKNDLFRNTINLRITNQISKRFSTDAKITYVNQRINSRPRSGEENAPVSNIYNVARNMTTADLMQYEKLNNVGIPEPTTFPSTLSSIYQNPYWMINNYINNEARDRVIGFLTAKYKLTDWLTLSGKANLDKTTDNGETSIKQGTILYSRSGGDYSRSTINVTEKWFDLMLDGNNRITDNLSINYRVGGIFQDSQYDGNFQSAGGLNVTNKFSLNFAQNPAVSSGFTQVQTQSVFAQANLALKESVFLDLSLRNDWDSRLPSPHSFIYPSVGVSAILSDLMKVPEGISFLKVSANYAEVGNGGRFGLLKSVYNYGQGAGNGFLQINSTLPFPELKPEIVRNLEFGLEAKFLQNRLGVTATFYKSNSFNQLLSVSLPVATGFSRQYINAGNIQNSGFELVLTGTPLSQDSPLKWDITFNAATNRNKVVALSDQVKIFYLGGGFGRSATPVVEEGKAYGDLWAFRWEKNASGQNIVDATGKPKLTQEQSYIGNFNPKATLGLTNSFNYKDFSLRLLVDGRVGGIVVSGTEMNLAFSGITEATAANREGGWNLGGVNDKGEANTKTINAQDFWQIASGKRYGAGEFFAYDATNFRVRELSIGYNLPVKSLKAIKAAKLMLVARNLLWLYRGSSILEIPGLEKRKMWFDPDMSLGNGNFQGVEYGTMPATRTLGVNLQVTF; this is encoded by the coding sequence ATGCAAAAAAACAAACTTTTATGGCTCACAGCCATTTTACTTTTCATGGTAAATGGCCTGCGAGCACAAACGCGTGTCATAACAGGGAAGGTCACTTCCTCCGCCAATGAAGCCCAGCCCGGCGCTTCGGTGATTGTCAAGGGCACAAACAAAGGTACGGTCACGGATGCTAACGGCACCTATAGTTTAAGCGTACCAACCGGCGATGTGACGGTGACAGTATCGATTATTGGCTATAATACACTGGAAAAATTAGTGGGGGCTAATGTTTCGATCATGGACTTTTCGCTTACTGAAAATGCAAGTACCTTAGACGAAGTAGTCGTTACGGCACTGGGTATCTCTCGTGAAAAGAAAACGCTGGTGTATGCAACCCAAACGGTAAAACCCGCTGAACTGGTAGAAGCAAGAGACCCAAACAACGTGATCAATTCACTATCGGGTAAAATTGCCAATGCCGTTATCACGCAGGGTTCGGGGGGGCCGGGTTCAGGGGCCCGAATAGTATTGAGAGGAAACCGTTCCATTCAAGGCTCAAACAATGCGTTGATTGTGGTCGATGGTGTACCTTTGAGCAATGGCACAAATGGTACAGCGGGAAGCGACTTCGGTTTTGTACAGGGCTCTGACGGTGCTTCGAGTATCAACCCGGATGATATTGAGTCTGTTACGGTATTGAGAGGAGCCTCCGCAGCAGCGTTGTACGGAAGCCAGGCAGGTAATGGCGTTTTAGTTATTACAACCAAGAAAGGTAAAGCAGATAAAATTGCTGTAAATATCAACTCAGGTTTCAGTACTGAAAACGTCTGGGCATTGCCTCGCTTTCAAAATACCTATGGGCAAGGCAATGGCGGTACATTGACTACGACATCGGGCGAAAGCTGGGGGGCAAAAATGACGGGACAATCTATCACTAATTATTTGGGACAACCCGGAACATATTCAGCTCAGCCTGATAACGTTCGGGATTTTTTCAGAAATGGTTCAAGCTTAAATAATGCGATTAGTGTGACGGGCGGTACAGATAAAATGCAAACGTATGTATCTTATACCAATAACCGCATTAGTGGGATTATTAACAAAAATGATTTGTTCAGAAATACCATAAACCTTCGTATTACAAACCAAATCTCGAAGCGTTTTTCGACGGATGCCAAAATCACGTATGTTAATCAACGGATAAACAGCCGCCCACGATCGGGTGAAGAAAACGCGCCTGTTTCCAATATCTATAATGTCGCGAGAAACATGACGACTGCCGATTTGATGCAATATGAGAAACTGAATAATGTCGGTATCCCGGAACCTACCACTTTTCCATCTACACTGAGTTCGATTTATCAAAACCCCTATTGGATGATAAATAACTACATCAACAACGAGGCGAGGGATAGAGTGATCGGGTTTTTGACAGCTAAGTACAAACTTACTGATTGGCTGACGCTTTCAGGAAAAGCTAACCTTGATAAAACGACTGACAACGGCGAAACTTCGATCAAACAGGGAACAATCCTGTATTCGAGGTCAGGGGGGGATTATTCAAGAAGCACGATAAACGTAACCGAAAAATGGTTTGACCTGATGCTTGACGGGAATAACAGAATCACTGATAACCTGAGCATTAATTATCGGGTAGGCGGAATTTTCCAGGATAGCCAATACGATGGTAATTTTCAATCGGCGGGTGGTTTGAATGTAACCAATAAATTCAGCTTGAATTTTGCTCAAAACCCGGCAGTTTCTTCGGGTTTTACCCAAGTTCAGACCCAATCGGTATTTGCACAAGCCAACTTGGCGTTGAAAGAATCCGTATTTTTGGATTTGAGCTTGCGTAACGACTGGGATTCAAGACTTCCAAGCCCTCACTCATTCATTTATCCTTCGGTGGGTGTTTCAGCCATTCTTTCTGATTTAATGAAAGTTCCGGAAGGCATCTCCTTCTTAAAAGTAAGTGCAAACTATGCCGAAGTAGGTAATGGGGGGAGATTTGGTCTATTGAAATCGGTTTATAACTATGGTCAAGGTGCAGGAAATGGCTTTTTACAAATCAATTCTACGCTTCCTTTCCCTGAGTTAAAACCTGAAATCGTCAGGAATTTAGAATTTGGACTTGAGGCTAAATTCTTACAAAATAGATTAGGTGTTACAGCTACTTTTTATAAGAGTAATTCATTCAACCAATTATTGAGCGTAAGTTTACCCGTTGCCACCGGATTCAGCAGACAATACATCAATGCCGGAAATATCCAAAACTCAGGATTTGAATTGGTACTGACAGGTACACCTTTGTCTCAGGATTCGCCTTTGAAATGGGATATTACTTTCAATGCAGCGACGAACCGTAACAAAGTGGTAGCATTGAGCGACCAAGTAAAAATATTCTATCTTGGTGGTGGCTTCGGTCGCTCGGCCACTCCGGTGGTTGAAGAAGGCAAAGCTTATGGCGATTTATGGGCTTTCAGATGGGAGAAAAATGCTTCGGGACAGAATATCGTTGATGCAACCGGTAAGCCTAAATTAACACAAGAGCAAAGTTATATTGGGAATTTCAATCCAAAAGCAACACTCGGCTTGACCAACTCCTTTAATTATAAAGATTTTTCTCTGCGTTTATTGGTTGATGGTCGTGTGGGTGGCATTGTTGTTTCAGGAACTGAAATGAACTTGGCTTTTAGTGGTATTACTGAAGCAACAGCGGCAAATCGCGAAGGCGGCTGGAATCTGGGTGGTGTCAATGATAAAGGGGAAGCTAACACAAAAACCATCAATGCTCAGGATTTCTGGCAAATCGCTTCCGGTAAAAGATACGGCGCAGGTGAGTTTTTTGCGTATGATGCTACTAATTTTAGAGTACGCGAACTTTCCATCGGATACAATCTCCCTGTAAAAAGCCTTAAAGCGATAAAAGCAGCTAAATTGATGCTTGTGGCCCGTAATCTATTATGGTTATACAGAGGCAGTTCAATATTGGAGATTCCGGGTTTAGAAAAACGCAAAATGTGGTTTGACCCTGATATGAGTTTGGGTAATGGCAACTTCCAGGGTGTTGAATATGGTACAATGCCTGCAACACGTACACTGGGAGTAAACTTGCAGGTAACATTTTAA